In Thiofilum sp., the genomic window AAATAAGCCTTGCTCTAGTTGTAACTATAGGTTTAGAACCTGCTTAGACTAAATTATACTATAAATAAATTTAAATACTCTATTCTTTTATTTATGGTCTTAAAAAAGCCATGATAATTAGACTGTTAAATAGTACTAGATACTGAGATAGAACCATTTAGCCCTGTTTAGACTGAAGTCTGAGTTAGGCAACTGAGAGCCTCTTGAACATGGGTTAGAGGCTCAGCAGACTGCTGTTAAGCATGCGCTTGCGGTGAAATCACCCCAGCGTAAAGCAAATAGAATAATAATAAGCCAAATAAAATACGGTAAATACCAAATGCATTAAAGGTAAAACGATTTAAAAAGGCAATAAATAATCTCATCACTAAATAGGCGCTCACAAAAGCAGTGATAAAGCCAATAATCAGTGTTAAAGCTTGCTCACCCTGAAACTGATCATAGTGCTTGACTAAATCTAAGCCACTGGTTGCTACCATGACCGGCAACGCCAATAAAAAGGAAAACTCGGCACTGGCTTTACGACTTAAACCCACCAATAAAGCCCCGACGATGGTAGCACCCGCTCGACTCATGCCCGGAAGTAGAGCAAAAATCTGTGCCACACCAATCCATAGCGCTTGTCGGTAAGACAGATCCTCGACTTGCTGCACGCTAGGGGTATGATGCTTTAAATAACGCTCCACTAACAAAAAGACTATCCCACCTACAATAAACATCGCTGCCACAATTTCTACTGAGAACAAGGCTTTAACTTGTGCACTCAACAAAAACCCCACGGCTCCAATAGGAATAAAAGCTAAAACGACTTTCACCCATAACTCAAAATATTGGGGGCTAAACTTTTCCCGATAATTAGCCACTACTGCTAAAATAGCGGCTAATTGGATAATCACTTCAAAGGCCATATGACCCTCAGTTTGAGGCAGTCCCATTAACTCACTAGCGACAATTAAATGCCCCGTAGAGGAAATAGGTAAAAACTCAGTAACCCCCTCAATAATCCCTAAAATAAAACTTTGTAATGCATCCACGAATGAGTTCCTATTAGTGTTTTTAAGGCGGCATCTATAATAGCACCGCTGGAAGCTTAAGACCTATGTCAACCTCATCCTTGAGATGCATTCAACCTTAACTGAAATTAAAATCGCTCAAACTGCGCTATACTGAATCCATCACAAGGATCGAAGGTGCTGATAACATGAACTGGACGACACTGAAAGCATTGTTACCCTCTTTAGTCATAGCTTTGCTAGTACTCGTAGTCAGTAGTGCTTATCATGTGTACCGCCAAAGTAATAAGCAACCGACTATTAGTACTCAAACCGTCGCTGTCCCTAGCGGCATAGAAGCACAAGTACTATTACGCGATAAGCTGCAAGCCGCTGCTGTACTCACCCAAGCTACTGAATTAAACGCCTTACTTCAGCTAGGCGCAGACCCCGGTATCAGTGGTAATAAGGATCAACATAGCGCCCTGACTATAGCATTGGCGGGTGATCAAATGAGCAATGCCTATGCCATGTTGCCATATCTACGCCTTGACACCTTTAATACCGCTCAACGGGCTATTTTCTATGCTGCACGGCGGGGGGATGTAAGGTTACTCGATCAACTCATGGTGTTTGCTGATCATCATCCTGATCACTTGTTACCTGATCACTCAGAGGCGACTCATTGCGAAATTTATCAAGCCCTAGCCAATGGTCATATTGCAGCCGCTGAACGTCTCCTGCCCTTACGTAAGGACTGCCCAGAGCTAGTCGAACACGCCCTCAAAAGTGCCCAGCTTGGCGTGCTAGAATGGTTGCTAAAACAACGACCTGAGCTAACCGCGACCCTCCCACAACGTAGCGAGTGGATGAAAGCAGCGGTTGAGTCTGGCAGTGTGCCTATAGTGCGCTATTGGGTCAGCCAAGGATTAACCCTCGATCATGCCGACCTAGCCGTCGCACAAGGTCACTTAGAGCTAGTCAAATATTTTCATCAACACGGTGATACTCTAGTTCGTACCCCTGAAACTCTAGTGCAGGTGGCGGCTAAATCCAATCAAATGCCTGTATTGGATTATCTCACTCAATTAGGCATTCCCGCTTTAGCCCCTCCTGAACAAAGGCAAAATCATGCGTGCTCGACACTCGCAGGTATTGCGGCTGAAACCGGTAATCTAAAACTATTAACGCAATTGCTAGGTAAAAAATCTGATACTTTAGCCCAATGGGATAACCCTTGTACTGGTGATACCCTCTTGCACAGCGCGGTAAAAGGTCAACAATTAGCACTAGCGCTAAGCCTTTCGCCTAAACATATCAATACCCAGAATAAACAAGGCTCAACCCCACTCCATATTGCGGTAGAAACGGGGCAATTAGCGCTAGTTAAATACTTATTATCTCAACAAGCTAATCCCTCGATCAGCGATCATAGCGGCAATACCCCTTTACACTTAGCGCTTAATCCCTCTTATTTTAATGATGCTAACGCTATTGTATTCACCCTCTTAGCTGAAAAGCCCGAACTAAACATTCAAAATCAACAAGGCAAAACCC contains:
- a CDS encoding undecaprenyl-diphosphate phosphatase yields the protein MDALQSFILGIIEGVTEFLPISSTGHLIVASELMGLPQTEGHMAFEVIIQLAAILAVVANYREKFSPQYFELWVKVVLAFIPIGAVGFLLSAQVKALFSVEIVAAMFIVGGIVFLLVERYLKHHTPSVQQVEDLSYRQALWIGVAQIFALLPGMSRAGATIVGALLVGLSRKASAEFSFLLALPVMVATSGLDLVKHYDQFQGEQALTLIIGFITAFVSAYLVMRLFIAFLNRFTFNAFGIYRILFGLLLFYLLYAGVISPQAHA